In a genomic window of Luoshenia tenuis:
- a CDS encoding MATE family efflux transporter: MEDTQKITLFEQTPIPRAVAKLAVPTILSSLVMVLYNLADTYFVGMLGDPVQNAAVTLAAPVLLAFNAVNNLFGVGASSMMSRALGRKDYDTVYRSSAFGFYCAVVCGILFSLGCTLFRQPLLALLGADANTAAATDGYLLWTVLFGATPAILNVVMAYLVRSEGAALHASIGTMSGCALNIVLDPIFILPWGLNMGAAGAGLATFLSNCVACLYFFILLLVKRGRTYVCIRPRMFRPRKDIVTGVCGVGIPAAIQNLLNVTGMTILNNFTSAFGADAVAAMGITQKINMVPMYIAMGMSQGLMPLISYNYASGNVKRMKGALSFSAKISLSFLVLVSACYFIGADGLTRMFMNNETIVSYGAQFLRGFCLGLPFLSIDFLAVGVFQAAGMGRESFIFAILRKIVLEIPALYLLNLLFPLYGLAYAQLTAEVILAVAAVLVLRRLFKRLEAQQGAPKAA, encoded by the coding sequence ATGGAAGATACCCAGAAAATAACCCTGTTTGAACAGACCCCGATCCCGCGGGCGGTGGCCAAGCTGGCCGTGCCCACCATTTTAAGCTCCCTGGTGATGGTGCTCTACAATTTGGCGGACACCTACTTTGTCGGGATGCTGGGCGACCCTGTGCAAAACGCCGCCGTGACCCTGGCCGCGCCGGTGCTGCTGGCCTTTAACGCCGTAAACAACCTCTTTGGCGTGGGCGCCTCCAGCATGATGAGCCGCGCCCTGGGCCGCAAGGATTACGATACCGTTTACCGCAGCTCTGCCTTCGGTTTCTACTGCGCCGTGGTGTGCGGCATCCTCTTTTCGCTGGGCTGCACGCTCTTTCGCCAGCCGCTGCTCGCCCTTTTGGGGGCGGACGCCAACACCGCCGCCGCTACGGACGGCTACCTGCTTTGGACGGTGCTCTTTGGCGCTACCCCCGCTATTCTTAACGTAGTGATGGCCTACCTGGTCCGCTCGGAGGGGGCGGCGCTGCACGCCAGCATCGGCACCATGAGCGGGTGCGCGCTCAACATCGTGCTGGACCCCATCTTCATCCTCCCCTGGGGGCTGAATATGGGCGCGGCGGGCGCGGGGCTGGCCACCTTTCTTTCCAACTGCGTGGCCTGCCTGTACTTTTTCATCCTGCTGCTGGTCAAGCGGGGCCGAACCTATGTATGTATCCGGCCCAGGATGTTTCGCCCGCGTAAAGATATCGTAACCGGCGTGTGCGGCGTGGGCATCCCTGCCGCCATCCAAAATCTGCTGAACGTTACGGGGATGACCATCCTCAACAACTTTACCTCCGCCTTTGGGGCGGACGCAGTGGCGGCCATGGGCATCACCCAAAAGATCAACATGGTGCCCATGTACATCGCCATGGGCATGTCCCAGGGGCTGATGCCGCTGATCAGCTACAACTACGCCAGCGGCAACGTAAAGCGCATGAAGGGGGCGCTGTCCTTTTCGGCCAAGATATCGCTCAGCTTTCTGGTGCTGGTCTCCGCCTGCTACTTTATCGGCGCGGACGGACTGACCCGCATGTTTATGAATAATGAGACCATCGTATCCTACGGCGCCCAGTTCCTGCGCGGGTTCTGCCTGGGGCTGCCCTTCCTGAGCATCGACTTTCTGGCGGTGGGCGTTTTCCAGGCCGCGGGCATGGGGCGGGAGAGCTTTATCTTCGCCATCCTGCGCAAGATCGTGCTGGAGATCCCCGCGCTGTACCTGCTCAACCTGCTCTTCCCGCTGTACGGGCTGGCCTATGCCCAGCTGACGGCAGAGGTCATCCTGGCCGTGGCGGCGGTGTTGGTGCTGCGGCGGCTGTTTAAGCGCCTGGAGGCCCAGCAGGGCGCGCCTAAGGCCGCCTAA
- a CDS encoding alpha/beta hydrolase, protein MAQLQLNFISECLMRTVPVNVIIPLDKIPLPGTPKRADKPFKTLYLLHGGYGNYTDWLTGTRIQRWAEERDLAVVMPSGDNKFYVDNLQNGDRYGEFIGRELVEFTRRMFPLSNLREDTYIAGLSMGGYGATVNGLKYSDTFGAIGSFSAGYILDDIIGDTELGQVAKFGPAFYEQTFGPRESLKGSDRDYEDLARRLVAAGKEFPALYIAVGTEDFLYKRVNEYCRYLESLGVSFTYEESAGGHEWDFWDRHLKRFLDWLPLEGGTAGLNSGNVR, encoded by the coding sequence ATGGCGCAATTACAGCTCAACTTTATCTCCGAGTGCCTGATGCGCACCGTGCCGGTAAACGTGATCATCCCGCTGGACAAGATCCCGCTGCCGGGCACGCCCAAGCGGGCGGATAAGCCCTTTAAGACCCTGTACCTGCTGCACGGCGGCTATGGCAATTATACCGATTGGCTGACCGGCACCCGCATCCAGCGCTGGGCCGAGGAGCGGGACCTGGCCGTGGTAATGCCCAGCGGGGATAATAAATTCTATGTGGATAATCTGCAAAACGGAGACCGTTACGGGGAGTTTATCGGAAGGGAGCTGGTGGAATTCACCCGCCGGATGTTCCCGCTTTCCAACCTTCGGGAGGATACCTATATCGCCGGCCTTTCCATGGGGGGATACGGGGCCACGGTCAACGGGCTGAAGTACAGCGATACTTTCGGGGCCATTGGCTCCTTTTCCGCCGGGTACATCCTGGACGACATCATCGGGGATACGGAGCTGGGGCAGGTGGCCAAATTCGGCCCCGCGTTTTATGAGCAGACCTTTGGCCCCAGAGAGAGCCTCAAGGGCAGCGACCGGGATTATGAGGACCTGGCCCGGCGGCTCGTGGCGGCGGGAAAGGAATTTCCGGCGCTGTATATCGCCGTGGGCACGGAGGATTTCCTCTATAAGCGGGTGAACGAGTACTGCCGCTACCTGGAGTCCCTGGGGGTGAGCTTTACCTACGAGGAGAGCGCCGGCGGCCACGAGTGGGATTTTTGGGACCGGCACTTAAAGCGCTTTTTGGATTGGCTGCCCTTAGAGGGCGGCACCGCGGGGCTGAACAGCGGCAACGTGCGCTGA
- the rpsI gene encoding 30S ribosomal protein S9, translating to MAIVQYIGTGRRKTAIARVRLVPGEGKVLINKRDINDYFGLETLKMTVMAPLNLTQTAGRFDVLVNVRGGGLTGQAGAIRHGIARSLIKADADLRPALKKAGFLTRDSRMKERKKYGLKAARRAPQFSKR from the coding sequence ATGGCGATTGTTCAATATATCGGCACTGGCCGGCGCAAGACTGCGATCGCGCGCGTGCGCCTGGTTCCCGGCGAGGGCAAAGTGCTGATCAATAAACGCGATATTAACGATTATTTTGGTTTGGAAACCCTGAAGATGACGGTGATGGCGCCGCTGAACCTGACGCAGACCGCTGGCCGGTTTGACGTGCTGGTCAATGTGCGCGGCGGCGGGCTGACCGGCCAGGCCGGCGCGATCCGTCACGGCATCGCCCGCTCCCTGATCAAGGCGGATGCGGATCTGCGCCCGGCGCTGAAAAAGGCGGGCTTCCTGACCCGTGACAGCCGCATGAAAGAGCGTAAGAAGTACGGCCTCAAAGCCGCCCGTCGTGCGCCTCAGTTCTCTAAGCGCTAA